The sequence gttttaagaaacactttttttcttccttcatttGTGGCActccctggatggatggcgcccttagcatttgccaACTACAgataaaatcattattttaaacagcCTGTTTGATATCCATTTAACCCAAAGGGCACATTCACTATCTTGTACTTGAAGGGTCTTATCTGATTTTGTCCACACCACAGCTCTTCATCCACAGCTACCTTGAGGCTTTTTCTGCGGATTCACTGATATTTCTGGTGGTTTTCATCACCTGCTGAACCTCTAATCCCAAAGATCCTTAGCACTTGGTGCGGGGATTGACCCAGGAAGCCCCTGCAGCCCACCTCAAAAGGCCATTCTCCCTGCCTCACCCAGCTTTGCCTACTTGCACTCGTAGGCCTCGTCCATCCGGTCTTCCCAGGGAACTGTGAGTTCCAGCAGCACTACTTGCTTTGTAGAGTCAGATATTACATCAATGTCTGGCCTGAGTGATGTCTTTGCAATATACTTGGAAACCTCAGCTTCCTCAGTGTACACTTTGCAAGGTACACCACTTGGCCACGGAGCAGCACTGATCCGTGTCGCTCTGATTGTAGCCTTCACCTCTGCTTTGAACTGATAGGAGGGTCCTGGTGGTCTAATCAAAGAGttaagaaaccacataaaacactgcataggAACACCATATAAGAACCAcatcacactgggttaaaagccaggcagtgaaagtgagtttttaaacgagatttaaaGTGATTGAAGgagcctgtctgacactgattgatAGTGGCCCCATAGACGTGGGGCCACTGCAAAGGCCCTGTCGCCTCTatgcttgtaatgtgaccaaggaacagacaatagtctctggtctgaagacctgagagaacagGATGGAGTGTAAGAACGGAGAAGGAATAGTAAGGCATATAAAGGCAGTCCGCTTGCGTGTCAACTCCCTTCCCCTTCTCCTATGCCACTCTGCGCATCGGTGGTAGATGTTCTGGTGCTCAGTCAGGGTGGATTTTTCCTCTTCACTCGCCTTCCTGAACTGCTGTTTTAGGGCCCTCAGTTCTTTCCTGCCTTGGAAGATCTCAGCCTCACAACGGTtatataaagcaccaacatccggtacgacgaacgtggacgtgtctctggcagacgagctgaacacattctatgctcggttcgaggctgcagctaaagacgctagcaatgctacggctagcggcttcAATAGCTGCAGAACatcaggaaagcagcaggaccagacggcatctctgggagaatcctcagagcctgcgcggaccagctagcacctgtgtttacagagatattcaacctctctctatctcagtcggtgatccccacatgcttcaaggaatcCATCATTGTTCTGGTCccaaagaaaacccatcctgcctccctaaacgactaccgccctgtagccctcacctcagcagtgatgaagatctttgaacggctggtcagagacttcatcatttcttcactacccgACACACTCGACCTTCTACAATTTGCCTACCGACCCAATCGAAGTACCGACGACGccatctcacatctcctccacacagcactcacccacctggacactcggaagggaaattatgttaaaatgcttttcattgactacagttcagcatttaacacaataatcccttccacactcaccaccaagctggagcacctgggactcagctcatctctgtgtcagtggatctccaacttcctaaccgggagaccacaggcagtaaggatgggtggacatgtctcagcccccataactctcagcactggagccccccagggctgtgttttgagccccctgctgtactccctgtacacatacgactgtacagccactactaactccaccaccatcatcaagtttgctgacgacactgtcgtgttgggcctgatctctgacaacgacgagacggcctacctggaggaggttggaaatctagagaactggtgccagaggaacaatctccacctaaacgtcagcaagacaaagtgaacttcagtaccaagcaggagaggacctaccagacccctgtcatcaacaggagcccagtggagagagtggacagcttccgttacctcggtgttaacatcatgcaggacctgttatggtcctgtcacatcaacacccaggtgaaaaaggcccggcagcgtctctaccacatCAGACGCCTgaaagacttcagactgccctccaaggtgctcaggaacctctactcctgcaccatggatagcatcctgacgggaaatatctcaacctggttcggaaACAGCACCATGCatgacaggcgagccctacagagggtggttcgatcagccgaacgaatcatccgtaccaagctccctgaccttcaatctatctacagcaaacggtgctgtaccagggccaggaagatagtgaatggactgttctctctgctgcgatcagggaagtgcttcctctccctgaagtccaacacagagagaatgaggaggagcttcttcccgcgggatatacaagctctcaacaacaacactacatagaactccaatacactccagcactttcactctcaaccacTCTGGactcactttgcacaaaatctctgctcttttttttttgttgttgctttttttatttttatgcattgactttcactcatttgtaCACCTTCACCCCACatgttacacatatttatatgtaaagGACATAAAAGTGTGATATTtgattatgtttgcaatatttgcatattggttttcattgcaTACTTGTAACATTTgaaatactgtggtctgtagcagtcactaaaagcatttcactgcatatcatactgtgtatgactatgtatgtgacaaataaaaatgtaaatttgaattagTTTAGGTGCTCTTAGTTGCTTAATGCCAAATCTTTTAGTGCCAATACTGATGATCAACTGATCAATTCTTCCCCACCTCCTCTCCTTATTTGAACTAGGCCATAAGACAATCAATGCCTAATTAAGTAGGTATTAACTAGGTAACATGAGGGACTGTGTTACTAtgatggtaaaaaaataaatagtatgAAAAACAGATAATGTTGCTGTAcaatgttgttcttttttatttctaacaAATTAGTAGTAATAGCAGCTTTTGACTGTTGAAAAGATCTTATTGCTCACAGTCCTTGACCTCAGAACTCAGACCTgcatagacaaaaaaaaagattgatgtAAAAACTGGTAACATTCACTGAATATTATTAAATGACtataaaattattcatttatatggTCACCAAGGGCATTGTTTCAGCAGCTAAGATGCATTTTTCACCTTGAATTGGGATGTGTACATTTGTAGGATTGTTATTTTTAAACGAGGCTTGGCTTACAACATTTTTGCCTTCTACtgccactctttttttttttttgcatttttgctaTCTGCTATGAAATCGGAAAATCAGTTCCAAGAGTAAAATGATCCCTGAGTTGTTGCTGAATGTATCATGCAggataaaaagagagaaaacattAATACCTGTAACAGTCAGCCATCTAGAAAAAAAGTCATGACCTAATGAATCTTCAGCCAGGCAAGCGTACTCTCCAGCATCTGCCACAGACACATCATTTAGGGAAAGGACACCCGACTCCTGGCCTTTAGTATCGATTACCTGGAAGAAAATCAGAAGAAGAAGGTACAAACATAAGTCTTCTGACTCAATCCTTttatagtaataaataaaacatttagaacTTGATGATACCTTGTAGAAATTGGCATTGGTCAGTTGAGTCTGTATCTCCATGTTTTTTAGCCAAGTGACATTGACCTGGGAGTCCGCTTGGACTTTACATACAAGCGTCACACCTTTTCCTGTGTCTGCAGTGATATTACAAGGCAGTCTATTCTGTATCATGGatttctgtggtgtgtgtcctgcaatttgcaaataaaatacaatcatataacatatacagtggggcaaaaaatgTATCTGGCAGCCACCGAtagtgcaagttgtcccacttaaaaagagagatctgtaattttcatcagaggtacacttcaactgtgagaggtagaaaacaggaaaattattttaaagaatttatttgtgtaatgGTGCAAAAAATAAGTATgtggtcaatagcaaaagttcacccCAATACTTTGTAACGTAACCTTgtttggcaatgacagaggtcaaatgtttcaTGCAGGTCTATAGCTGGTTTGCACTGAAGCTGGTATTTTGgaccattcttccatgcagatctttttaattgggacaacttgcacaaatgGTGGCTACCAAAtactttttgccccactgtgtttgtgttgtgtgtgtttatacacacacacacacacacacacacacaaacgtcttcttaattaatgtaaatactgatttaACCTTGCCCAATAAACCCTGTTTGATTTATACAATTCTAGTTACATAAGAttgcaatataatataaaacatatttctaTTCTATTAAATCAGCATAATGCAGAGAGGCTACTCACCAATTACTGCAAAAGGGCATGGTGTGGAAGGCTTGATGCTCTTCACCACTTCAAACGTGCATGTTCTGTTATTATATTCCACATCACAGTCAGCTGGAATCTTCATTGTCACCCCCATCCTGAAATTGAAGAATTGCATGCTGGGGTGGTAATTTTCCTGAATCAGCCTGACTCTCACATCAGACATATGAAATCGGTCTCAGGGTTTGTGTGCTAAACTAGTAACAGGTAACCGTGTGTGGAGATGGACAGCTTACGCGCTGCAACACGAAACCCCATATGGCCGACAGGAACAGTCCATGCATTTGCtgtttctccagtatgtgtttaacacatGATAGGTCTTGTCCTCTGAATCCTGACACACTTCCTTTATTTCTATATGTAAAAAAGACATTCTGAATCAGTTTTGTGTTTTAGGGACAGAATGTATATGCACAGTGATCATAAATGCAGTACAGTACCTGGTGCTTTAGGATTGTTGAAGCATGCACCATGAGCCAGTGGAAACAGGGCAAAGAGAAGCAGAACTGCTGTACCTGACATCCCCTTAACATCAACACACAAAGAAACGTCAATCACTGTAGCGCGTGACTGATATGCAGTATATACAtatggaaaacatttttttgggaTAATTACTGGGATTGAAATGGCAGCAATGTCCTGCAATAAACCTGCATACACACTTTCCGCACCATAGCTGTAATACAGTGCAATTAAAATCAAGGTTTATCAGTGACATTATCGCAGGCACACTTACCATTGCTGCAATTTGTGACAATGAAAAATTTTCTGAAGCAGATCTATGTCCTGTTTGACAGAGCTGGCCAGCGATTTGTTGTCTCTTCATGGAAATGCAGAGAAGTACGGGTCAGAAGAATGCTCAGAATCTGGTTAATGAATGTCAGTAGATGTAAATATTATTGCCAGTAGTGCTGTAAAACAAGAGGTAGAAATATCTGCATCTGCagtatttgtatttaaaaagaaagggcTGTAATAAGAAAACGTCTCCAATAGCCATTCAAAAATTCAACACAATGTCAGTCCAAAGTATTTCAAACAATGACGCTTTTCAATTCAACAAATACTTTTGATTAAACCTGTATCTACTGAATGTGCACCAGCTAACAACAGTGACTGCACCAAATGATTCATtgcctgtccaaaaaaatgtcCCCACCAACCTGGACTTTACATGTATTGGAAAACACATCCTGTGGTCATGAAGGGCCAAATTACTGGCATGCTTCAATCAAAGAAAACCTGTATGGAGATAGCAGAAACTATTAAAATTGGGTTAAGACCTGTCCAACGCATTACTAAAAACTGGAAGAATAGTGGGAAACCATCATCAAACATCCAAAATTAAccagtcaatcaatcaatcaaattttatttatacagccctttttacaatgtacattgtcataAAGTGCCTAGGACTCAAGGACTCATTAGGACTCAAGGCCCCTAGTGAACAAACCAAAGGCAATAGTGGCAAGGTAAAACTGAAATCTTCAGATGAACTCACAGCTATGTTCAACAGTGACAGTATGagcaattatacacacacacacacacacacaaaataaagatGTGAACATAAAGATtggatcccacttactaccattgtgtccctgagcaagacacttaaccctaagttgctccagggagactgtccctgtaactactgattgtaagtcactctggataagggcgtctgataaatgctgtaaatgtaaatgtaaatgactctggaACAGTGGAAGAAGGTCATGTTGTCTTATGAGCCCAGATCCTGTTCCGGAGTGATGGGTGCATCAGAGTAGGAAGAGGTGACGCAGCCATCATGCCTATGGGGACAGTGCTATGATCTGGGGTCAGGACAAGGCCCCCAAAGAAAGAGGTCCACTAAATACCTGATGGCAAAGCCAGCATTCATTCATCAGACTCAAAGAGTGACCCCGTAGCTAACTCTGCGCCTGTGACCTGTGCCAAAAAATGTTATGTTCATGCCTTGCATCCTCACAGAATTATTGTCTTGTTTACATTTCTTGATACATGTCAGTGTTTTCTAGCATTCATTCTGTGTTGGACGGACATATATGTGTTTACacataaatgtgtaaattgCTGAAGAGATTCCACAGACAACGTGTGCTGTAATCAAGGCAAAAGCCAATATAACTAAttatggggtggggggggggttgtattTGCCAGCTTAGCAACAAATTCTCCCCATTGGACTTTTGGAAAAGAATTCTTCCACTGAaaacaatgtaattttttttattacagtgcaCCTGATGTAGTTGGCCTGAGTTGTTGCTTGTGTGGTGCAGGTCAAGGGCAGGTCCATACAAGGGCAAATTTTAAAGGTGCTTCTTAAAGATTGTGAAAATGTCTATGATCTTTGATCCTTTGTTCAGggtactttttttaaatgtagttttgTGCTTCATCAGTATTTACATGACAGATGTAGAATTCAGGTGGAAATATCAGATGAATTATTGGGACCTGGGatttttcatccatttttttttattttacaacatAAGGAATATGAACTTTACATTACACACCatacatttgtatatatttaggTATATTTGGCACATCTTTGTTTTTAATTCTAAGCTACATTTTATGGTTGAGCATAAAATCATTGAAAagtcatattttgtatttccaGAACATCATCATTTCCCAATGGGAAATGCGGACAGTCTGTGGACCGGTCTGACTTCTTAACCACTTGATATGTACATTTATTGTAGTCATACTCCACCACACAGTCAGAAGGAGCCTTGATCGAGCTTGGCAgtctaaaaatgaaatgatttttaaaaaggacaaatgaggattcaacaattaaaaaaatgctgcatcATTACATCATTCTGAATGAAGATGCCGTTGGTCCTTCATACAAAACATAATATTCATGTGGAATACAAGACTGAATTATTTAGGTCTTGGGAATCTTAACtattcttttaaaatgacatctgTCTATTTAGTGTTCACAAATCTGCATTTAAGGAATCTGTAAAAATACAGCAGAAGAAATTAGCATTTCaatggagaacacagaggaaaCAGCATCAGTGCAGTTGTGACTACAAAAGTTTTCATTTTCAGGGCATCCTTACATCCACTGCACCTTCTAATGCCCTCTTCAAAACCAGTGATGCTAGATTTACACTATGAATATTTTACAGCACCTCAACTGATTCATTAGTACAAGCTGGGATGAAACCAGAAGCATCTTACCCATCACAGCACGATGTACCTTCTAACCCACAGCTACAATGAACGCATTTACTGTTCGTCCAGGAAGAGCCCAGTGGATGCCATGTGTTATCAAGTCCATCCTGGCACATCTTCATTGATCCTATATTGGGAAACTGGCATATTAGATGGAACCCTGTGTGTACTTTTCTTATTTTACTAATCTATAAACCAAAAATGTACACTCTACATGCTTTTTGCAGCAGGCCCCCATAACTCAAATGGCagcttcctctttaaagaattattaaattaacttgtaaacttcttattgtcgaacttgtgtacagaatctacaacagagtgaataaaaacattgtattcatagttgagggtcctaatgatgGTAATTGAAAGCTtgttgtaagtcgatctggataataTACTGTACCTGGTGGTTTGGGGTCAACATAGCAGGCACTGTGAACCAGTGGAAGTAGAACCAGCAGGACCACAACTGGGGACCTCTTTACATAAAACCAGTAAATTTGGACAAATTTCAGCATTTTCAAAAATCCAATATTCAGATTTTACTACaatgatgaaaatatttaaagttACATAGCACACTTACCATACTTACAAACCAAGGTCTCAATGAGGAAATGACTTGGTTTTTCAGAAGCAGAGTTGGACAATCAGAGGTGACAGTTCAGTCCCTCCCCTGTCTAACTCAGGTCAGAAGGGCAGTCAAATAAATGGAATGTTTGTGTTAGTCAGCTTACGTAATattctactgttttttttacaaaatcttCAAAGTGAAATGTATGCGCCTCACTAGCTTTACTACTGTACATGtctttaaaagtacattttcattCTATATTTTCATAGTTTGTGTAGTTagccatttaattatttttcttctgtcaattgaaaaaaaaacaacgaatcATTTACATTCCTGATTAATCTTGATTAATTCTTAAGACCCAAAAATGCTGTGAACTGCACATCACATGGTACCGTGTGCATCAGACCCACAACACAATGTTTAATATTGATCTCAGTGAATAATTGCAGTGACTAAAACATGAATTTTATGAACAGTGAGATCAAGACAATATTGATCTACAAAGAATGAAgaaaatctcacacacacacacacacatatatattgttTCTAACAGTCTTTTTATTCATCTGCTTCCTTGGTTGGAATAAGTGCAATAATCACAAAGGTAGGTGAATTCACGAGGGAAGCTAAACCATTATATGATATGATTAACTCCCTCTAcacaatacataaatatattctgCTATATACTAAAATAAATAGCATCTCCCCTTTAGCCAGGGGGTGAAAGTTTGTAGAACTTTGCCCTCTCAGTGCAAAATTCTACTTTGATTGCCTTCATGAGCTGCATAGGCATAGTACCTAAAAACATAAATCATAAtaggaatacaacaacaacaatgataATGATAACAGCATCACAAATGCTTAAAgctataaaacataaaatactgaCACGGTTAACTGTTCAGCTAcacaaagacaaatgaatgagcttataaataaaaacaaaaatccacTGATATTCTTCAATTCCAGCAATTATGATATGATTTATCATTACTTTACAAGCTTTGTTTATATGGTCAAACATACATTCAGATATGGTTATATGATGATATGATTATAAAACAACTGGGCAAAGATTCTAACAGGAATGTTAAGATCTCAAATCTGATATATTCTCATTCAAATTACGCTTTGGAATTAAAGGGcataaaaaacaaagaagaatCATGAGCAAATAAGAACATATGTATGGTTACAGGGTGTTGTACAGCTCAATCAAtggcagaaaacacacacttagGTTGATCTAAAGGATTCTTTTGACTTTAACCTGCCAACTTACATCCGAAGCAGAACATGCTCGACTTGGACCAAAAGAGAGGTAGATCCACAGACAGACATCGCTTCACTTCATTCACAGTCATAAGTGTGGAGACTTGAGCGCAATCACCCTCAGGCTACTAGTGGCAAGGTGTGACAAGGTTCTTGCATAtctacagtactgtgcaaacgTTTTATGCAGAAGTGAAACTAGTTAACAGAGATTTTTAACTCTGAtattgttacacacacacacacagattagttattaaaaagtgaaaatgacaatattttcatttgatttgaataATCTCCTAAAAACAAAATCTACAGATGGAGagcaatattgtattgctgcttgTAGACACATAATTATGTCATTGTTCTGTTATTGAAAATAAGaaattcagaaataaatgttcaatattTGATATAAGCTACTTTTGGTACTTTAATTTTTACTGGTTTGTTTCCTCTGCACAGGAAAAACTGATCAGCGCGAGAGAGAGatgc comes from Denticeps clupeoides chromosome 11, fDenClu1.1, whole genome shotgun sequence and encodes:
- the msmbl gene encoding beta-microseminoprotein-like, whose product is MRSPVVVLLVLLPLVHSACYVDPKPPGSMKMCQDGLDNTWHPLGSSWTNSKCVHCSCGLEGTSCCDGLPSSIKAPSDCVVEYDYNKCTYQVVKKSDRSTDCPHFPLGNDDVLEIQNMTFQ